Genomic window (Sinorhizobium sojae CCBAU 05684):
CGAGCACTTCGGCGAGAGCACGGCCGGCCATCGGCGCCGCCAAGGCTTGGAAGAGATCGGCTTCGCCATCCCTTTCGAAACGGGCGACGATGTCCTCGAAAACGGCTTCGAGCTTCGGCCCCCAGCACGACTTCACCGCACCCGGCCGCAAGGACGGATCGATGGCCCGGCGCTCGCGCTGATGCGCCTCGCCGTCCTTGCGCATCATCGTATGGCCCATCACCTTGTTGACGAGCGACTGCGGGTTTTCCGAGGAGAAGGTCTCCGGGTCGCGCTCCATCGCCACGATATCGTCATAGCGGGTGGCAACCATGATTTTGGCCGCCTCGATGCGAACGATCGGCGCCATGTCGCGGGCGCGCTTGAATGTCGGATAGGGGTCGTTCAGAAGCTCCGCGAAGGCCACGTCCGATATCATCGGCACCGCGGTCGAACCGGCCTTGAATGCAAATGTGCCTGCCATCTTGCCCTCCCAAGCAACTCGATATTCGTGAAGGCTAACGGAAGGCTTCCCTTCAGCCAATTGGATGGATACGATCGAGGTCATCGAAGTTTTCGATGACGGAGGATAAGTTGCTTTCCGATGAACTGGGGCAGATCGACCTGCGGTCATTGCAGGTGCTGGTGACCGTACACGATTGCGGCTCGTTTTCGACCGCTTCGGCGAAGCTCGACATCAGCCAGTCGACGGTGAGCTACACGATCGACCGTCTCCGGCGCGCCTTTGCGGACCCGCTCTTCGTGCGCCAGGGCAACCGCGTCACCGAAACCGACAAGTGCCGCAACCTCATCTCGCAGGCGCGGGAAACGGTCAACCGCATGCACGCCCTTGCGGCGCCGGCGGAATTCGATCCGGCGACGGCCGAGGGCACCGTGACACTCTCATGCAACCACCACGAACGGTTTCTGCTTGCGCCTCCCCTTCTCAAGGCCATGCGGCGGGCGGCACCCCATGTGGCGTTCAATCTTCTGGAATCAGCGGTCAATGGCAAGCAGCAGCTCAAGGAAAACCTCGCCGATATCGTCCTGGGGCCGGTTCGGATCCTCGGCGAAGGCTATTTCCGCCGACATGTTTTCTCCGACCATTATGCCTGCCTGATGGATCTGGCGAATCCGCTGGCAGAGGGCGAGCTGACGCTCGACCGCTACCGGAACGCGGCACATGTAGCAGTGACCCATAACGGCCAATGGCAGGCGCTCTACTTCGAGACACTGCGGATGCGCGACATTCTTCTGGACACGCGATTAACGCTTCCGAGCCATGACAGCCTGCATCTGATGATCACCGACACCGATCTCGTGGCGACGATCCCGAACCGGCTTGCAAGCCTCTATGCCGACACGCTGGCGGTACGGCCGTTTCCGGTTCACATCCCGATCGAGATCGACATGTACTGGACCGAACGGACGCACCGCTCGGGCCTGCACCGCTGGGCACGGCAGCTCCTGGCGGATGTCGCGACGACCGTTGCTCGCGAACTACAATAGCCGCAATCCCTGCTCAAGCTGCTCGAACAATTCCCCCAGGCCCTCATCGTCGAATGCAACGCCAAAGACCACATGGTCGGGCCGAATGAGCACGGCGCGAGCATTGACCGAGGAGAGCCAGTCGCCAAGGACGCCGTCCTCTTCGGTTAGGCCTTCCGCGCTGAATTCATGCACGATAATGCCGAACTGGTTTCCGCGCTCCCTGTTCGACTGGCTGATTGTGAAGCCGCAGGTCAGCAGAGCGAAACCGGAGCCGGCGAGATCATCCAGCCGGACCCAGCGATCGTCCACGCGCACGTGGGGCTGCGGACAGCACTCTCCTGCTCCCGGCATCGGTTCGCCTGCCGCATTGCGAGCAATCAAGCCTTCGCAAATCGGCGGAAACAGCTCCTGTCTTACCTGCGTGCCCTTTCCTTGGAGGACCAGGGATTTGAGCTTCTCATCGCGCGTCTTTGCCTTTTCCTCGTCTATCTCACAGATGACTTCGCCGAGTTCCTTGGTGATGGAGATCACCTTATGGACCAGAGGCCGTCGCTCCTGTTCGTAGCTATCGAGTAGCGCATCAGGCGCGCCTTTCAACACGTAAGCAAGCTTCCATCCGAGGTTCGCGGCGTCCTTTATGCCCTGGACCATTCCCTGGGCGAGGAATGGCGGTGTCATGTGACAGGCATCGCCCGCAAGAAATACATTCCCGACGCGCCATTTCTCTGCCACCAGCGCATGGAAACGGTATGTTGCCGAGCGCCAGATCTCGGCCTCGCTCGGCTTGATCCACGGAGAGAGCAGCGTCCAGACGCGCTCCGGGCGATTGACCTCGTCCGCCGTCTCGCCGGGAAGCAGCATAAATTCCCAACGGCGTAGCCGGCCGGGGCAGACAACGAAAGTGTGAGGCCGGGCGGGATGGCAGTATTGTACATTCGTCTCCGGCAGATCGATTGCAGCGTCACCCAAGATCACGTCGACGACGAGCCAAGGCTGATCGAATATCAGGTCCTCGAACTTGATCTCCAAACTTCGGCGGACGAAGCTCGCTCCGCCGTCGCAGCCAACGACAAAACGCGCATCCAAGGCTGCAATCTCGCCGGTGCTGGTATCTCGGAGTGTAAGCCGCGGCGCTACCGGGCGCGTCAGGCCGATGGCTTCCACACCTGTGCGAAGCATGATGCATTCGCAGGCGTTGGCCTTTGCTCGAAGTGTCTTTTCCAACTCCGGCTGAATGAAAGTGAGATAGGCCGGCCAACCCAGCCTGTAAGGCGGTGGCGGCGAGGTGAAATGCCGCAACAGTGCGCCGTCGGCCGCACGATAGACGGAATCCCTGTATTCGGCGACCACGCCGGCAAGATCATCCGCGACGCCGATGTTCTGAAACACGCGCATCACTTCGTGATCCATGCCAATGGCCCGCGGCAATGCGTAGATGCTTTCCCTCGCATCGATGCCCAGCATTCGGATGCCAAGACTTCCCAGTATGTTGCAGAGCGTTATGCCGACTGGGCCGAGCCCAATCACCACGACGTCGACTGCTGTGTCAGAGAGTTCAGTCACACCGCTATTGCTCATGGCGCTTCCATCGTCGCTTTGTATTGCTGAACTTCTGCGAATGTCAGGCACAGATCGGATGGCGGACCGTCAATGCCCAAGGAATGCCTTCTTGACGCCAGCATCGTTCAGCAGATTTTCCGCCGCGTCCTCGCCCACGATCCGTCCCGCCTCCAGGAGGTAACCTCGGCTCGCCAGCGAAAGACTGGCGCGCACATTCTGCTCGACGAGAAGGATGGACATGCCGGTGTCGCGGATTTTTCGCAGGGACTGGAAGAGTTCGCCGACCACGATGGGAGCAAGACCCAGGCTCGGCTCGTCGAGCAGCAGGAGCTCCGGTTTCGACATCATGGCGCGGGCGACCGCCACCATCTGCTGTTCGCCTCCCGACATGGTGCCGACGCGTTGCTTGCGCCTTTCCGCCAGGCGCGGGAAGAGCTTGAGTATGCCTTCGCGGCGCGCCTCGAAATCGGCTCGGGCCCTCGCCGGATTGGAGCCGAGCAGCAGGTTCTCCTCGACCGTCATCTCGGTGAACACCCCTCGCCCCTCCGGCACATGTGCGATGCCGTGGTCGACGACCCGATGCCGGGCGATGCCGGTGATGTTCCTGTCGTGGAAGTGGACCTTGCCATGGCCGGCAAGCGGGACCATGGAGGTGAGCCCGCGCAGAAGCGTCGACTTGCCCGCCCCGTTCGCGCCGAGAATGACGACGCATTCGCCGCGGTCGACGTGGATCGAGACATCGTCGAGCGCCAGATGCTTGCCGTATCGGACCGAAAGATGACGGGCCTCAAGCATGTTCGAAATCTCCGAGATAGGCGGCGACGACCTGGGGATCGGCAAGCACCTCTGCCGTCGGACCATCCGCGATGACGGCACCGGCGCTCATGACGATGGCGCGAGGGCAGAGTTCGCGCACGGCTTCCATGATGTGCTCCACCAGCAATATCGTGACCCCGGTTCTTTCGAGCGAACGGATGAGTTCGATGCCGGTCCTGAGTTCGGTCGGATTGAGACCAGCGAGCCACTCGTCGAGCAGAAGCAAATCGGGGAATGGTGCAATGGCTCGGGCGAGTTCGAGCCGCTTCTGGTCGATATAGTTGAGGCTTTGGACCGTCGCGCCTCCCTGGCCGGCTAGACCGACCGAGGCCAGCACCTGCTCGGCCCGCTCTCGAGCCGCGCGCCCCCAAATCGGTTTCCGGCCGAAAGCGAGCGTCAGGATGATATTGTCTCCCGCCGAAAGTGATGGAGCCAGCCGCACGAGCTGGAACGTACGGGAGATGCCCTCCCGCGCCCTCAAATGCGCGGCCATCGCCTGAACGGGCCTGCCTCGGAGCAAGACCTCGCCGCTTGTCGCGGTCAACGCGCCGGAAATCAGGTTCATCACCGTGGTCTTGCCGGATCCGTTGGGGCCCAGCAGGCCGATCACTTCGCCCTCGGCGATCCTCATGTCGACGCCATTGACGGCGACGAGACCGCCGAATTGCTTCTTCAGGTTCTTCACTTCAAGCAAGACGCTCATTCGGCACCTCCTTGGCGGCCCTTGTCCGCTGCGCCCTTACCCTGTTCAGGAACTCCTCGATCCGTGCGAGCACCCCTTCCGGAAAGAGGAAGACGATGCCGATGAACAGCAGGCCGAGAATGATGGAGTAGTGATCCGGGAACCGGCCGGATAGCCACTCGAACAGGAAGAAGAGCGGCGCGGCGCCGAAGACGGGTCCCCACAGGCGCGAGGCGCCGCCCAGCAAGGCCATGATTACCGTCAGGAAGGAAATGGTCGGGTTGAACACGATGCTGGGCTCGACATAGGTCCAGCGCGGTGCCTGGATCGCACCGACCAGCGTGATCAATACCGAGCTCATCGCAAACAGCGCGAGCTTGACTCGGGTGACATCGACCCCGGCATGGCGCGCAACCGCTTCATCATCGCCGATCGCCCGGACCGCGAGCCCCAACCGGCCCCTGTCGATCCACCAGCGTATGGCCAGAGCGGCAACGGCCACGGCGAGCAACATGTAATAGATGTCGAAACCATCGACGTCGACGAAGATATATCGGCCCAGCGTTCCCGTGACATTGACCTCGTACCAGGTGAGCAATTGCCGGACCATTTCGGCAAGGCCGAAGCTGAAGACGACGAAATAGATCCCTGCGAGCCTCAGGGTGGCAAAGCCGACGACGAAGGACGCGAACAGCCCGATCAGCGCCGCGATGGCGAGGATGAGCAGGAAAGGCAGGTAGTCACCGAGCACGGCCACCGTATAGGAGCCGAAGCCGAAAAAGGCGACGGTCGCGAGCGAGATGTAGCGGGTAGGCCCCGAGAAGAGCGCCCAGCTGCTGGCGAGCGCGATATAGCCCATCGCGCCGATGGCAAGCCCGAGGCCGTAATCCTCGACCGCCAATGGGACCAGGGCAAGGACGGCGACGACCACGACGATGAGGAGCGGGGAGACACGGTCTTTCATGGGTCAGCCTCGATTGAACAGGCCGTTCGGCCGCCAGAGCAGCACGGCGAGGAAGATGGCGTAGGTGGCCGCGAGCGTCAGTCCGGGGTCGACGGCTGCCGAAACGCCGGCTTCGATCAGGCCCAGCATCAGCGCCGCGGCAATGGCGCCCGCGAGATTGCCCACCCCGCCCATGATGATGATGACCAGCGCTTTCATCGTGACAAAGACGCCGTCGGTCGGGGTAAAGGGTTGAAACATGGAGAGGATGACACCACCGGCAGCAGCCAGCGCGCCGCCGGTTGCGAAGGCCGCGCGGGCGTGCCTCTCATTGTCGATGCCGACAAGCGGAGCGAAGCCGGGCCGCGAGGCAACGGCGCGCATGGCCATGCCCCAGCGGGTCTTCTGCATGGCGAAGAAGAGAGCGCTGCCGACTGCGAGCGCCAACAAAGCGCCGATGAGACGGCTGGCGGCAACCTTGGTTCCAAGGATGTCGACCGGCAGTTCTAGCCAACTGTATCCGGTGAAGCCGCTGCCGAAGCTCAGCGCATAGATGCCCTGCAGCAGAAACATCAGTCCGAAAGTGACGAGAATGGAATCCACCTCAAGCCGCCCCGAGCCGCCGGAGCGCCTTTCCAGGGGCCGCATGACGGTGGCATAAAGCATGTAGGATGCCGCATAGCCGAACGGCACCACGATCGCGAGTGCCGAAAACGGATCGAGGCCGAAGGCCATTATCGTGAGATAGGTCAGGAAGGATCCGCCGATGACCAGCTCGCCATAGGCGAGATTCATGACGCGGGCGACACCGTACTGTATCGTCAGGCCGAGCGCCATCAGCGCGAATGTTCCGCCGAGCACCAGCCCGACGATAAGGGTCGAAAGCAACATGACGGCTCCTCCCGTCTCACTCATGCCCAAGCCGGTTTCGGCAGCAGCGGCGTGCGCGCGCCCTGCCGTTCGGAGGGTGCGATCCCGACGAAAGTGCCGTGTTGCCACTGCCCCAGCAGCCAGAGATCGCTCATCCGATTGCCGGTGAGCTTGACGGCGCCGACGATCGTCTCGAAGGAGCCCGTGGCGATCTCCTCGGTCACTGCGTCGCGATCGAGCCCGCGGCGCGCGATCGCCTGTTCGAGGATCTGAAGGCTGGTATAGATGAGGGAGCTCGCCCAATAATCCGGCGGCGCGCCGATCAGCTTCTCGTGGCGCTCGACATAGGCCTGCATTTCCGGCCGCGAATTGTCGATCCCGCCGAGACTCATGACGCCTTCCACTTGGCCTTCATTGATATCGGAATAGATCGGGAAACTGGTGCCGACACCCGTATAGAAAACCTTCGGATTGTAGCCCGTCAGCCGCGCCTGTTTGGTGATGGCGAACGTATCCGGCGGATAGGAGAGCGCCATGAAGATATCCGCGCCCGAACCGGAGGCCTCGTTGAGCAAAGCGGAAAAATCCTGCGTGCCGATGGGATAGGACTTGTCCATCACGATCTCGACGCCGGCCGCCTCCAGCTTCTTGCGCGCTTCCTCGACGAGCTCGATGCCGAACCCGTCCGCAACGGAGATGATTGCCGCCTTGTTGTTGGTCACGCCTTTGCCTGCTGTGGAGATGACCTTGGTGAAGGCGCCCATGTAGTCGTCGGCCGTTCCCAGGAACCAGAAGGTGCGCTTCCATTTCGAAATTGCATCGATGCGGTGCGGAACGAAGGATGTTCCGATGAGCTGGGGATAGCCGAAACGGTCCATCAGCGGCGCGATCGCCAGATTGAAGCCCGTACCCCAGGGTGGAAGAATGAAATCCACCTTGTCGTGCCGGGCGAGCCGTTCGATACCCCGCACGACCTCTTCCGTTTGCGACCGGTCGTCATAGGCGATGATCTCCAGCGGAAGCCTGCTTCCGTCCGGCATGGCGAGACCGCCCGCCGCTTTGACGTCCGCCGCCCAGAGTTCGTAATTCGGGATTGAGGTGGTTCCGGCACCCGGCGCGTTCACGCCGGTCTTGGAAACGATGTAGCCGATGCGGACGGATTTTCGTTCCTCGCCGCGCGCCGGCAATCCGAGCGAAAAGGCTGCCGCAGCCGTTCCGGCCGCCATAAGCATGTTGCGTCTCGTTATCTCAACCATGACCTTCCTCCCTCGGTAAACATGATCTTCAGATCGGATCTTCCAGGCAAAATCCTCCCCTGCCGGCTCCCATGTGGCGGAGCCGGTAATACGGGTAGCTGCTGACGAGTTGGTCCTTGCGGATGCTTAAGGCGTCTCGGCGCCGATCAGTACGAAAGCGACGGTGGCCGGTTCGTCGTTCGGGTTGCGCCAGGCATGGCGCGCGCCGTGCTGGACGACAGTGTCGCCGGCCTTGAGGTCCACGGTCGCGCCGTCGTCGAGTTCGAGCGTGATCCTGCCGCTGACGACGACGCCGTAATCGAGCGTCGGCGTGGTGTGCATGCCGGGATTGTCCATCTCGAAGGTCTCGGCGATACCCGGCGCGGCCGCGAAATGCTCCGGCCCGGCGAGTTCCGGCCGGAAATCCGGGGACGTCATCACGGCGTCCGGCGGAAAGGTCACCACCAGGAATGTCGAGCCGCCGGCCGGCTGTAGCAAAGTCCCCTCGCTCGCCATCGGGTCCCGGCCGTCGTGGGGCAGCGACGGCACGCCGGAGATACTCCAGATCGGGGCGGAGACGAAGCCCGGCGTGTGCTTGAGCGCCACTTCCCGCGGCGAAGCGCCATCGCTGACCACCACCGATTTGCCGTCTTTGTTTTTAGCCGTAACCACACGTCTGAAAGTCATGACATCCTCCCCATGTCACAAGAGCCTCGGTAACGAATAGCGCCCGCCCGGTGTGGGGCGGGCGCCGGAAATCACGGGCAGATCACGTAGTTCGAGAAGCCGCCATGGCGCTGGGCAATGCCAGAGATCGCGTGGTTCACTTCGGACAATGGATAGCTTTCGGTCTCGAAGGGCGAGAGATCGACGACGCCCGAGGCGACCATGTCGGCCATTTCCTGACCTTCAGCCGTCGTGAACCAAGCGGAGCCATAGAGACGCTGGTTTCGGTCCATCAGCCAGTGCACGTCGATCGGCACCTCGCCGGCGACTGCGCCGACATCGACGATGATGCCGCCGCGGCGAATGCTCTTCACCCCTTGGAGGAAGGTCTCGTGGCGAGCGCCCGGCCCAAGGCAATCGATGAAGGCGTCGACGCCCTCGCCATCCGTATGAGCCATGGCGAAGTCCGTGACGCTGCCGTCATTGATCGAGAAGATTTCGATGCGGTGCGGCGCGAGCGCCTTGATTTCCTCGAGCAGCCCCCTGTCGCGTCCGGTGCCGAGAATCCTGTTCACGCCCATGGCGAGGCCGAAGATTGCCGCACCGATGCCAAGCGTGCCGCTGATGCCGTTGACGAGAATGGTATCGCCCGGGCCGGCATTCACCTTCTTGAGCGCCGAATAGGCCGTCCCAAGGTAACCGAGGCGTGCGGCCTGTTCGAATGCCATGTTGTCGGGGATTCTCACGATCGCCGATGCAGGGGCGACCATGTATTCGCCGAGGCCGCCGATCGGATAATCGGCAAAGGTCTGCATCGCATGTTCGGAGAAGCCGAAATAGCCCTGGAAGGCATAATGCCTGCAGGAGATGGAATCGCCCCGGCGGCAATGCCTGCAGGTTCCGCAGCTGCGGCCCGGATTGACATAGACGCGGTCGCCGGGTTTCAGCGCATGAACGCCCTTGCCGACGGCGGCGATCTCGCCGGCGGGGTCGAGTCCGAAGACCGCAGGCAAAGGCGGCAGCGGCATATGCGGGAACCAGGTCGTCCAGTTTGCGAGGATATTGCCGAGATTCGGCACGATACCGCAGGCTCGAACGCGCACCAGCACGTCCATATCGCCGGGCGCAGGCGTGGGCAGTTCCTCTATCTTCAGCTCGCCGCCGACGGTGTGCATACGCGCAGCTGTCATTGTCTGCGGAATGGTCATGAATTCCTCCTCCACTTCCTAAATGGGCCACCCATAGGCGGGTGGGGCGCTCCTCCGCCTTGATGAAAGTCGTAACTCATGATTTTCGAAATTTCAAGTGTTTTCGTAAAACAACCGTGTCATCAGACAAACGCTCCTTACTGCGCACAAGCCCCGACACGCTGAACGGGAGAAATTTCAGCGGGACAGGAGAGACTTTGACGGATGTTCAGGGTCGGTCGCCGCTATTCAGCGGCGCTCGTGATCGCGCGCTTTTTGCCGGCGGCTACAGGAGCGTCGTCAAAAAGGTGACCGGCATGTTCGATGACATTCTCGCTGGTTTCGCGGATATGCCGATCGATGAGGCGGAGCGCCTTTTCAGCGTCGCGGTCGAGCGCGGCGTCGGCGATCTGCTTATGCTCGACGTCCTTTTCTCGCCATTGCGGGCGGAACTGCGAAGACATGCGCCGATAGCGATGGGCGCGTTCGAAGAGTTTGCTGCGAATTTCGAGCAGCGTCGGAGACCGGCAGGCCGAGACGAGCGAGAAATGGAACTCGCCATGGACGGCGCTCCACTCTTCCGACAGATAGTATTCCCGCCCGAGCCGCTGCTGCAGCCGGTCCATGCGATGGTAGGTGGACAGGATATTCGCTTCCCAGCGGTCGTCACCGAAGCGAATTGACCTGCCGAGCGCCTCCCGTTCGATCAGTACCCGGACATCGGTGAGGTCGTTGAGATCGGCGATCGAGACCGGTGCCACGATAAAGCCGCGCTGCCCTTCGGAAATGACGAGGTTTTCGGCGGCAAGACGCGACAGGGCCTCGCGCAATGTCGAGAAACTGACCGCATATTTGTTGCGCAGCGACTCGAAGCGCAGCTTCTCGCCGGGCTTCAACACGCAATTGATGATGTCGAGCCGCATGCGCTGCAGCACGTCGCCGGCTCTCGTTTCGCTGCCCGCTTTCTGCTGTTCCAAAAGACAATCCTCCCGATACGGGCCTGTCGCGAAGCACTCTGCGCGAAGGCCGACTTAGGTTTTTGAATACAAAAAATTTCGAAAAAAATCAATCTTGTTGAAAATTCAGCCGCCTGGAATGGCGGAGGGGACTTGCAATGCGCACTACCTGCCTGTTTACGATATTACATAATATTTTCGAAATAACGTTGGAGCCACCATGAGGTATCTGAGCTTTTCGTATGAGGGACGGGTGAGCTACGGCTGCATTGTCGATCAGGCGGTGTGCGATCTCGGGAGGCGCACCGGCCTGCCGGATCTTGCCAGCCATATTGCCGATCGGTTTCCTACTCTCGGATGGGAAGCGGACCTCGCACCGGACTATTCCCTTTCGGCAATCCGCTACCTGCCGGTTATTCCAGATCCCCGCAAGGTGCTCTGCGTCGCGACCAATTATCGGGAGCCGGGCGACGACGGCGCCGCGAGGCCGGAATATCCGCTGGTCTTTAGCCGCTTCGGAATCTCGCAGACCGGCCATGAGGAACCGCTGCCGAAGCCGGAAGTTTCCGAAAAATTCGACTATGAGGGCGAACTCGCGGTCATCATCGGCAAGACCGGGCGAAGGATCGCCGAGGCCGAGGCGATGACCTATGTGGCAGGCTACTCCTGTTTCAATGACGGCAGCGTGCGTGACTGGCAGAAGCACTCGTCCCAGTTCACGCCCGGAAAGAACTTCGCCAGGACTGCAGGTTTCGGTCCGTGGATGGTCACCAGCGATGAACTGCCGGACCCGGGCGCACTGGACCTCGTCACACGCGTGAATGGCGAAACGAGGCAACGCAACAACACCAGCCGTATGATCTTTCCGATCGCCTGGCTGATTTCCTATTTCAGCCAGTTCACCGTACTGGAGCCCGGCGACGTCATCGTCACCGGCACGCCCTCCGGCTTTGGGTCGTCAAGGCAGCCACCCGAGTTTCTCAAGATCGGCGACACAGTCGAAATCGAGATCGAAAGGGTCGGGACCCTGCGCAACGTCGTTGCAGATGAAAGCCAGAACCAGGACAATTTTCGATAAACATAAAAATTTCGAAATATCTTGCGATCGTCAGTTATTTGGCGTATCAAAACATCAAGGATGGATGTCCAGAGCGAATTCGAGGGAGGAACTCATGACGCACATCGTGCATGCCGTCGGGCACATGAAGGTCAATGTCACTGACCCAGAGGCCGTTGTCCGCGATGCGACCGAGATTCTCGGCCTGCAAGTCACAAGTCGGGACGGCCGGCAGACATGGCTGAGCTCCAACGGTCGGGCCGCGGAGCTGGTGCTCATCCACGCCGACGAGAACTCCGCCCATACGATCGGACTCGAGGCACTGACGCCCGAACTGGTCGCCGAAGCCGCCTCGCGCGTCGAAGCGGCGGGCTGCCGCATCGTTTCGGAAGAGCCGAGCCTCGATTGCATCCAGAACGGCGTAACCTTCGCCACGCCTGAAGGACTGCGTTTCGAGATCCACACGCCGGTCCGTAACGTCACCTATGGCCGGCGTTATCCGACGACCGGCGTCGGCGCAAACCGCATCGACCACATCAACCTGAAATCACCAGATCCGGCCGCCACGCGCGAACAATTGACTGCCATCGGCGGCCTGAAACTTTCCGAACGCATGGTCAATGACAGCCTGAGCTGGATGTATGGCGGCAACCGCCAGCACCACATCATCGGCGTAGTCAAGGGCGAGGTCGGGCTACATCACGTCTCCTTCGAATTCCTCGAATTCAATCAGTATCTGCGACTCGGCGATATCCTCGACCGGTTCGACAAGCAGATGCTCTGGGGGCCCGGCCGTCATCGGCCCGGCGACAATACCTACGCCTATTACACCGATGCGAGCGGCATGATGATCGAATGCTCCGGCGTTATGGCCCATATCGCCGACGACGCCGACTTCACGCCGAATGTCATCACCAATCTCGACCGCCCCGGCAACGTCCGCGCCATGAATGTCTGGGGCACACCCGCGCCGCTGGAGTGGCGCGAATATCACTTCCCCTTCGCCAAGGTCGCCTGAAGCAAAGGATATCAAGATGCAGGAAAAACTGACCTTCATGTCCGACGGGCTGAGGCTTTCCGCCGTTCTGCACGTTCCTGACAACCGCAAGCCCGGCCAGAGGCTGCCGGCCTTCATCGTCTGCCATGGCTTCGTCGGCTCCAAAGACGAGAGCCACGCGCAGATCCAGGCCGAGATGATGGAAGCCTTCGGCTATGTCGCGCTGCGCTTCGACTTCCGCTGCTGCGGCGAAAGCGAAGGCGAGCGGGCCCAGGTGCGCTGCTTCGATCAGGTCGCCGACGCCAAGAACGCGCTGACGTTCCTGGCAGGGCGCGAGGAAGTCGACCCGCAGCGCATCGGCGTCACCGGCCACAGCTTCGGCGCCGCCGTCTCCGTCTACACGGCCGGCATCGACGACCGTTTTGCCTGCTGCCTCTCCTCCTGCGGCTGGGGCAATGGCGAACGCAAGTTCCGCGGTCAGCATCCGACGCCCGAATCCTGGGAGAAGTTCATCGGCATCCTGGAGAAGGGCCGCAAGCACAAGCAGGAGACCGGTGAGAGCCTGTGGATGTCGCGCTTCGACGCCGTGCCGATC
Coding sequences:
- a CDS encoding ABC transporter ATP-binding protein; translation: MSVLLEVKNLKKQFGGLVAVNGVDMRIAEGEVIGLLGPNGSGKTTVMNLISGALTATSGEVLLRGRPVQAMAAHLRAREGISRTFQLVRLAPSLSAGDNIILTLAFGRKPIWGRAARERAEQVLASVGLAGQGGATVQSLNYIDQKRLELARAIAPFPDLLLLDEWLAGLNPTELRTGIELIRSLERTGVTILLVEHIMEAVRELCPRAIVMSAGAVIADGPTAEVLADPQVVAAYLGDFEHA
- a CDS encoding cupin domain-containing protein, coding for MTFRRVVTAKNKDGKSVVVSDGASPREVALKHTPGFVSAPIWSISGVPSLPHDGRDPMASEGTLLQPAGGSTFLVVTFPPDAVMTSPDFRPELAGPEHFAAAPGIAETFEMDNPGMHTTPTLDYGVVVSGRITLELDDGATVDLKAGDTVVQHGARHAWRNPNDEPATVAFVLIGAETP
- a CDS encoding branched-chain amino acid ABC transporter permease, translated to MLLSTLIVGLVLGGTFALMALGLTIQYGVARVMNLAYGELVIGGSFLTYLTIMAFGLDPFSALAIVVPFGYAASYMLYATVMRPLERRSGGSGRLEVDSILVTFGLMFLLQGIYALSFGSGFTGYSWLELPVDILGTKVAASRLIGALLALAVGSALFFAMQKTRWGMAMRAVASRPGFAPLVGIDNERHARAAFATGGALAAAGGVILSMFQPFTPTDGVFVTMKALVIIIMGGVGNLAGAIAAALMLGLIEAGVSAAVDPGLTLAATYAIFLAVLLWRPNGLFNRG
- a CDS encoding branched-chain amino acid ABC transporter permease, whose amino-acid sequence is MKDRVSPLLIVVVVAVLALVPLAVEDYGLGLAIGAMGYIALASSWALFSGPTRYISLATVAFFGFGSYTVAVLGDYLPFLLILAIAALIGLFASFVVGFATLRLAGIYFVVFSFGLAEMVRQLLTWYEVNVTGTLGRYIFVDVDGFDIYYMLLAVAVAALAIRWWIDRGRLGLAVRAIGDDEAVARHAGVDVTRVKLALFAMSSVLITLVGAIQAPRWTYVEPSIVFNPTISFLTVIMALLGGASRLWGPVFGAAPLFFLFEWLSGRFPDHYSIILGLLFIGIVFLFPEGVLARIEEFLNRVRAQRTRAAKEVPNERLA
- a CDS encoding amino acid ABC transporter substrate-binding protein produces the protein MVEITRRNMLMAAGTAAAAFSLGLPARGEERKSVRIGYIVSKTGVNAPGAGTTSIPNYELWAADVKAAGGLAMPDGSRLPLEIIAYDDRSQTEEVVRGIERLARHDKVDFILPPWGTGFNLAIAPLMDRFGYPQLIGTSFVPHRIDAISKWKRTFWFLGTADDYMGAFTKVISTAGKGVTNNKAAIISVADGFGIELVEEARKKLEAAGVEIVMDKSYPIGTQDFSALLNEASGSGADIFMALSYPPDTFAITKQARLTGYNPKVFYTGVGTSFPIYSDINEGQVEGVMSLGGIDNSRPEMQAYVERHEKLIGAPPDYWASSLIYTSLQILEQAIARRGLDRDAVTEEIATGSFETIVGAVKLTGNRMSDLWLLGQWQHGTFVGIAPSERQGARTPLLPKPAWA
- a CDS encoding bifunctional 3-(3-hydroxy-phenyl)propionate/3-hydroxycinnamic acid hydroxylase; this encodes MSNSGVTELSDTAVDVVVIGLGPVGITLCNILGSLGIRMLGIDARESIYALPRAIGMDHEVMRVFQNIGVADDLAGVVAEYRDSVYRAADGALLRHFTSPPPPYRLGWPAYLTFIQPELEKTLRAKANACECIMLRTGVEAIGLTRPVAPRLTLRDTSTGEIAALDARFVVGCDGGASFVRRSLEIKFEDLIFDQPWLVVDVILGDAAIDLPETNVQYCHPARPHTFVVCPGRLRRWEFMLLPGETADEVNRPERVWTLLSPWIKPSEAEIWRSATYRFHALVAEKWRVGNVFLAGDACHMTPPFLAQGMVQGIKDAANLGWKLAYVLKGAPDALLDSYEQERRPLVHKVISITKELGEVICEIDEEKAKTRDEKLKSLVLQGKGTQVRQELFPPICEGLIARNAAGEPMPGAGECCPQPHVRVDDRWVRLDDLAGSGFALLTCGFTISQSNRERGNQFGIIVHEFSAEGLTEEDGVLGDWLSSVNARAVLIRPDHVVFGVAFDDEGLGELFEQLEQGLRLL
- a CDS encoding LysR family transcriptional regulator, whose translation is MTEDKLLSDELGQIDLRSLQVLVTVHDCGSFSTASAKLDISQSTVSYTIDRLRRAFADPLFVRQGNRVTETDKCRNLISQARETVNRMHALAAPAEFDPATAEGTVTLSCNHHERFLLAPPLLKAMRRAAPHVAFNLLESAVNGKQQLKENLADIVLGPVRILGEGYFRRHVFSDHYACLMDLANPLAEGELTLDRYRNAAHVAVTHNGQWQALYFETLRMRDILLDTRLTLPSHDSLHLMITDTDLVATIPNRLASLYADTLAVRPFPVHIPIEIDMYWTERTHRSGLHRWARQLLADVATTVARELQ
- a CDS encoding ABC transporter ATP-binding protein, with the translated sequence MLEARHLSVRYGKHLALDDVSIHVDRGECVVILGANGAGKSTLLRGLTSMVPLAGHGKVHFHDRNITGIARHRVVDHGIAHVPEGRGVFTEMTVEENLLLGSNPARARADFEARREGILKLFPRLAERRKQRVGTMSGGEQQMVAVARAMMSKPELLLLDEPSLGLAPIVVGELFQSLRKIRDTGMSILLVEQNVRASLSLASRGYLLEAGRIVGEDAAENLLNDAGVKKAFLGH